From the genome of Thermogutta terrifontis, one region includes:
- a CDS encoding alpha/beta hydrolase, which produces MKTVCSGWTIRWTRVLAAAVLTVVVSVAPNQKIVAAGTAGEKAAAPSDLNANPPEPTLAGKAPAFWVISSRSISWTQLKNPADAVSQLRYFQVDRQGHTASAEEPELQEAVGNAETLWIVVHGNRMSSSDAIRFMWGFHEIVKDMDGPKILWSWPSQPTVRGLARDSRLKAMRSVQEAALLTAWLDRLQPKGRVILVGYSFGAKTLLRAFAESVRTTRVENVQILGGDGEPWVHTAQRVELLLIAPAADASELNEALQAGKQVQVPFRIAMTVNRLDPALKWYRHLWTCRGPNAIGWILPCVAAETSPMLRIIDVTGEVGHTHQWQRYFQSRGVQAILKSSRVSIEAACVTQSGVNR; this is translated from the coding sequence ATGAAGACGGTTTGTTCAGGGTGGACGATTCGGTGGACACGCGTGCTGGCAGCAGCGGTTCTGACGGTTGTCGTCTCGGTGGCCCCCAACCAGAAAATCGTCGCTGCCGGTACCGCCGGCGAAAAGGCCGCCGCCCCGTCCGATTTGAACGCCAACCCGCCTGAGCCAACACTGGCCGGTAAGGCTCCGGCATTCTGGGTGATCAGCTCGCGATCGATTTCCTGGACCCAGCTCAAGAATCCAGCGGATGCGGTGTCTCAGCTTCGGTACTTCCAGGTGGACAGACAGGGCCACACGGCGTCCGCGGAAGAGCCTGAACTACAAGAGGCAGTTGGCAACGCCGAGACCCTATGGATCGTGGTTCACGGGAATCGGATGTCGTCGAGCGACGCCATACGGTTCATGTGGGGATTCCACGAAATTGTGAAAGACATGGATGGTCCTAAAATCCTATGGTCGTGGCCCTCACAACCCACGGTGAGGGGTCTTGCCCGAGACAGCCGACTCAAGGCCATGCGGAGTGTGCAGGAAGCAGCTTTGCTGACAGCATGGCTCGACCGGCTTCAACCAAAAGGGCGTGTCATCCTTGTCGGGTATAGCTTTGGCGCCAAAACCCTGCTCAGGGCATTCGCCGAAAGTGTCCGGACAACTCGTGTCGAAAACGTCCAAATCCTAGGCGGCGACGGTGAACCGTGGGTGCACACCGCCCAACGGGTCGAACTCCTGTTGATCGCGCCGGCCGCTGACGCTTCCGAATTGAACGAGGCTCTCCAGGCGGGAAAGCAGGTCCAAGTGCCGTTCAGAATTGCGATGACCGTCAACAGACTGGATCCGGCACTCAAATGGTACAGACACCTGTGGACATGCCGTGGCCCCAACGCCATTGGATGGATCCTCCCGTGTGTAGCGGCCGAGACCTCCCCGATGTTGCGGATTATCGACGTCACCGGTGAAGTTGGCCATACTCATCAGTGGCAGAGGTATTTCCAATCTCGCGGTGTCCAGGCGATACTGAAGAGTTCGCGGGTGAGCATCGAGGCCGCCTGTGTCACGCAATCAGGGGTAAATCGTTAA
- a CDS encoding undecaprenyl-diphosphate phosphatase yields the protein MEGLAEYLEVAALAVVQGLGEFLPISSSGHVLVLAHLFDALAHPLHEKLTINVMLHLGTLLAVIVYYRRRIAALLSSESRTLFLLIVATIPAACAGVGYELWLKDWLLVHLGYDPLDHVLTAGLMFFVTGGVLLSVRRKQGLREAGQLTVAQAVLVGLAQALAILPGLSRSGMTIAAGLVCGLKREEAASFSFLLSIPTIAGATIIEGRKLLHPASIDASLGPIMLGVVLSFAIGLLALAWVIQWLAKGRLSWFAGWVFFMGTVVLIWQIALRA from the coding sequence ATGGAAGGATTGGCCGAGTATCTCGAAGTAGCCGCTCTCGCCGTAGTTCAGGGTCTGGGAGAGTTTCTCCCGATCAGCTCCTCTGGTCATGTGTTGGTCCTGGCCCACCTGTTCGACGCGTTGGCTCATCCGCTTCACGAAAAACTGACCATCAACGTGATGCTTCACCTCGGGACCCTGCTGGCTGTGATCGTTTACTATCGTCGGCGGATCGCCGCGTTACTCTCATCCGAGTCCAGGACACTATTCCTCCTGATTGTGGCGACGATCCCGGCCGCGTGCGCTGGGGTGGGTTACGAATTGTGGCTCAAAGACTGGCTGCTTGTGCACCTTGGCTACGATCCCCTCGACCATGTCTTGACGGCGGGTTTGATGTTTTTTGTGACGGGTGGGGTGTTGCTCAGCGTGAGACGAAAACAGGGCCTCAGGGAAGCCGGTCAACTCACCGTAGCTCAGGCCGTGTTGGTGGGGCTTGCCCAGGCGCTGGCCATCCTACCCGGATTATCGCGCAGTGGGATGACAATCGCTGCTGGCTTGGTTTGCGGCCTGAAGCGTGAGGAAGCCGCCAGCTTTTCCTTCCTTCTCTCCATTCCCACGATTGCCGGGGCCACCATCATTGAAGGCCGCAAGCTCCTTCATCCCGCCTCCATCGATGCTTCGCTGGGCCCGATCATGCTCGGCGTCGTACTTTCCTTTGCGATCGGCCTGCTGGCTCTCGCCTGGGTCATCCAATGGCTTGCCAAAGGTCGGCTGAGCTGGTTTGCCGGATGGGTCTTTTTCATGGGCACTGTTGTCCTGATATGGCAAATTGCCCTCCGGGCGTGA
- a CDS encoding right-handed parallel beta-helix repeat-containing protein has product MREVPPIRKTFRESVIWSVIVLVGVLHFGLCRAGETRRTPPSASADTRVAVQRLATDFTLRPKVSLSAALLSAVLEPAATGAGTPPEANSVKSFGAVGDGIQDDTAAIQRCVARGGVILFPPGTYRITAPIEVRLAETGWIAFVGNGTARLVMNGPGPALRFVGQHQGTADPKTVQPQVWQRERMPLVDGLEIVGDHEEACGIEAIQTMQLTITRTLIRETLHAIRLHRRNRNVIVSDCHIYHNRGIGVYLDDVDLHQINIVGSHISYNQGGGIVVRKGYLRNLQVAGCDIEVNMGPEGEPTANILIDSTESLYGHAEIAITGCTIQHTLKAPGSANIRFIGSDAKGRWWGALTIAENVLSDVVTNVEIVNARGVSIVGNTFWGAGEEDLVLRNCRNIVVGPNSLDQNPNYAHQGPYRGGIRLEECQDCVINALQLADISGKEAAIVLRNCSGLNVTNCQMTGCGPVGILLDCVSLSRLSDNLLRSPSSEESQPGDGAFVAVRAVNCRNVVVTNNLLQGSVDCPADGVLLDGNVILSSDASPKQ; this is encoded by the coding sequence ATGCGCGAGGTGCCTCCGATCCGGAAGACTTTTCGCGAGAGCGTCATTTGGTCGGTCATTGTTCTTGTTGGAGTACTCCATTTTGGACTGTGCCGTGCCGGGGAGACGCGGCGCACACCGCCCAGCGCTTCAGCGGATACGAGGGTTGCAGTCCAGCGATTGGCGACGGACTTCACTCTACGGCCCAAGGTGAGCCTTTCAGCGGCCTTGCTGAGCGCTGTCCTGGAACCAGCCGCTACCGGCGCAGGCACTCCGCCCGAAGCTAACAGCGTGAAATCTTTCGGTGCCGTGGGTGACGGGATCCAGGACGACACGGCAGCCATCCAAAGATGCGTGGCCAGGGGTGGCGTTATTCTCTTCCCTCCAGGCACTTATCGCATCACAGCCCCGATCGAGGTCCGCCTTGCTGAAACAGGATGGATTGCCTTTGTTGGAAACGGTACCGCCCGGCTCGTTATGAATGGCCCCGGCCCCGCTCTCCGCTTTGTGGGCCAGCACCAGGGCACGGCCGACCCGAAAACCGTGCAACCACAGGTGTGGCAGCGTGAACGTATGCCTCTGGTGGACGGTTTGGAAATTGTCGGGGATCACGAAGAGGCCTGCGGAATCGAGGCCATTCAAACGATGCAACTGACCATCACACGGACACTCATCCGTGAAACGCTACATGCAATTCGCCTACACCGACGCAACCGGAATGTGATCGTCAGCGACTGTCACATTTACCATAATCGGGGCATTGGGGTTTATCTTGACGATGTGGATCTCCATCAGATCAACATTGTTGGCAGCCACATCAGTTACAACCAGGGTGGCGGTATCGTGGTGCGTAAAGGATATCTGCGCAACCTTCAGGTTGCGGGGTGCGACATTGAAGTGAACATGGGTCCCGAGGGCGAACCCACGGCAAATATTCTCATCGACAGCACGGAGAGCCTCTACGGTCATGCGGAGATTGCCATCACGGGTTGCACGATTCAACACACTCTCAAGGCTCCCGGCAGCGCCAACATCCGCTTCATTGGGTCGGACGCCAAAGGACGTTGGTGGGGGGCGCTTACAATTGCGGAAAACGTGCTCAGCGATGTGGTCACGAATGTGGAAATCGTCAACGCCCGCGGTGTATCCATCGTGGGAAACACTTTCTGGGGCGCAGGCGAGGAAGACCTTGTGCTCCGGAATTGCCGGAATATCGTGGTCGGCCCAAACTCCCTGGACCAGAATCCGAACTATGCCCATCAGGGGCCCTACCGCGGGGGTATTCGGCTGGAAGAGTGCCAGGATTGCGTTATCAACGCGCTACAACTGGCAGACATCAGCGGCAAAGAGGCCGCCATCGTGCTAAGAAACTGTTCCGGCCTGAATGTGACGAACTGCCAGATGACTGGATGCGGCCCGGTGGGGATTTTGCTTGACTGTGTCAGCCTGAGCCGACTCAGCGACAATCTCTTGCGGAGTCCGTCCAGTGAAGAAAGTCAACCTGGGGATGGGGCGTTTGTGGCCGTGCGGGCCGTGAATTGTCGGAACGTGGTCGTCACCAACAACCTCCTCCAAGGGAGCGTTGACTGCCCCGCCGATGGAGTCCTGCTCGATGGAAACGTTATTCTCTCCAGCGATGCTTCCCCGAAGCAATGA
- a CDS encoding aminotransferase class IV, which produces MLERIAFLNGTFLPERELAVSVVDAGFVLGVTIAEQLRTFRSTIFRAEDHLSRLYHSLEIIGLDIGYTAEQLKSAAEYVVAANHKLMHPADDMGVSIFVTPGRYAAYSGPGPSVPIVAIHTYPLPFYLWADKYTSGESVAVASVRQVPVECWPRQLKCRSRMHYYLAEKEVRRVDPSARPILLDADGGVTEAPTANIVAYHREEGLVAPPEERTLPGISLKVVKELASQLGIPFFHRFLTVSDLERCDEIFLTSTPFCLLPVVRLNGTPVGQTAPGKPGPVYRRLLAAWNEIAGIDLVAQAQQFRHRV; this is translated from the coding sequence ATGCTAGAACGGATTGCCTTTCTCAACGGGACCTTCCTGCCAGAGCGGGAGCTGGCAGTTTCGGTTGTGGACGCCGGTTTCGTCCTGGGTGTAACGATTGCGGAACAACTTCGAACTTTCCGAAGCACGATTTTTCGGGCGGAAGATCATCTTTCAAGGCTCTACCATTCGCTGGAAATTATCGGGCTGGACATCGGCTACACCGCCGAACAGCTCAAATCGGCGGCTGAATACGTTGTGGCGGCCAACCACAAGCTGATGCATCCTGCGGACGACATGGGCGTCTCCATTTTCGTGACGCCAGGTCGATATGCCGCCTACTCAGGCCCGGGCCCGAGCGTTCCCATCGTGGCCATTCACACATATCCACTTCCCTTTTATCTCTGGGCCGACAAGTACACCAGCGGCGAGTCGGTGGCTGTGGCCTCTGTTCGGCAGGTGCCTGTGGAGTGCTGGCCCAGGCAGCTTAAATGTCGAAGTCGCATGCACTATTACCTGGCAGAGAAGGAGGTGCGGCGGGTGGACCCCTCAGCGAGGCCCATTCTTCTGGATGCCGACGGAGGCGTGACTGAGGCCCCCACCGCCAACATCGTGGCTTACCATCGTGAGGAGGGTTTGGTGGCCCCGCCGGAAGAGAGAACTCTCCCGGGTATCTCGCTCAAAGTCGTGAAGGAGCTGGCCAGCCAACTGGGGATTCCGTTCTTCCACCGCTTTCTTACCGTCTCGGATCTCGAACGCTGCGACGAAATTTTCCTCACCAGCACTCCGTTTTGCCTTCTGCCCGTCGTGCGACTGAATGGGACGCCGGTGGGACAAACCGCCCCCGGAAAGCCGGGTCCAGTATACCGCCGCTTGCTCGCGGCCTGGAACGAAATCGCGGGCATTGACCTCGTCGCACAAGCCCAGCAGTTCCGTCACCGTGTATAA
- a CDS encoding glycoside hydrolase family 172 protein, translated as MRTQCQGVKPFHLLLDASRYALFLGVGCLAYFAVSPSLQAQDLASEIQKYLRRQRVVQQLRELGKQIDEFNEKFPNLQLPESLGGLAPFMEMQVGRDFNLPPHPLGHLLRPLPGRSARASSAAPKRSSNADNRFIPPGGKLVLADIEGPGIIQHIWMTFPSPEPSWLGKEGNANHSELVLRMYWDGATEPAVESPVGDFFAAGFGQRAPVNSAAITVEGGDAYNSWWPMPFKKSARIEITNESTKPLNAFYYHVDYCRLESLPDDILYFCAQYRQEFPVQSGRDYLILDAVGRGQYVGTVLSVRSRSPEWFGEGDEKLYIDGESTPSIWGTGTEDYVLNAWGMGTGTYPYFGVTMLEGEWGMVGYKTTVYRWHILDPIRFEKSLRVVIEDAGWISEDELAPNTHRGFVERNDDFATVAFWYQQGQPKRFTELPPASQRRLPELDIIIEGQELLAKGRSEGGTLHLQSGHFWTGHGQLFFNNTKGLGAWFECEFEVKTEELRQLTLRVTDSYDFGIYRILLDHEVVRDWEDFYSPEIRVREINLGQRTLSKGTHVLRFECVGQSPASRGTKLGVDSVRLRQRWQIKRRTPADVETPDNPPNEAAHKNG; from the coding sequence ATGAGAACCCAGTGCCAGGGCGTGAAGCCATTTCACTTGCTGTTAGATGCCTCACGCTATGCTCTGTTCCTGGGCGTTGGCTGTCTGGCCTATTTTGCCGTTTCGCCTTCCCTCCAGGCCCAGGATTTGGCGTCAGAAATCCAGAAGTACCTTCGCCGTCAGCGCGTGGTACAACAGCTTCGGGAGCTGGGGAAGCAGATCGACGAATTTAACGAAAAATTTCCGAACTTGCAGTTGCCCGAATCGCTTGGGGGGCTCGCGCCGTTTATGGAAATGCAGGTGGGAAGGGACTTCAATCTTCCGCCGCATCCCCTGGGACATCTCCTGCGCCCACTGCCGGGCCGATCAGCCCGAGCGTCCTCTGCTGCCCCGAAACGATCCAGCAACGCCGACAACCGCTTCATCCCGCCCGGTGGTAAGCTTGTTCTCGCCGACATCGAAGGCCCCGGAATCATTCAGCACATCTGGATGACCTTTCCCAGTCCCGAACCGAGCTGGCTGGGAAAGGAGGGCAATGCCAACCATAGTGAGCTCGTTCTCCGCATGTACTGGGATGGTGCCACCGAGCCGGCCGTGGAATCGCCCGTGGGAGACTTCTTCGCGGCCGGGTTTGGGCAGCGAGCGCCGGTCAACTCCGCTGCGATCACGGTGGAAGGGGGAGATGCCTACAACTCCTGGTGGCCAATGCCATTTAAAAAGTCAGCCCGGATCGAAATCACCAACGAGAGCACGAAACCCCTCAATGCCTTTTACTATCATGTTGATTACTGTCGGCTGGAATCGTTACCGGACGACATTCTCTACTTTTGTGCCCAGTATCGGCAGGAATTCCCGGTGCAATCGGGCCGGGACTATCTCATTCTGGACGCCGTGGGGCGTGGACAATATGTGGGCACTGTCCTTAGCGTCCGCTCAAGGAGCCCCGAATGGTTCGGCGAAGGAGACGAAAAGCTCTACATCGACGGCGAATCAACCCCAAGTATCTGGGGCACGGGAACGGAGGACTACGTCCTGAACGCTTGGGGAATGGGTACCGGTACATATCCCTACTTTGGGGTCACGATGCTCGAAGGTGAGTGGGGCATGGTGGGCTACAAAACCACGGTGTATCGGTGGCACATTCTGGATCCCATCCGCTTTGAAAAATCTCTCCGCGTTGTGATCGAAGATGCCGGCTGGATCAGTGAGGATGAATTGGCTCCCAACACCCATCGGGGATTTGTGGAACGCAACGACGACTTTGCGACCGTGGCCTTCTGGTACCAGCAGGGACAGCCAAAGCGATTCACCGAGCTTCCGCCTGCTTCTCAACGGCGGCTCCCTGAGCTCGACATTATCATCGAGGGACAAGAACTGCTTGCCAAAGGCAGGTCCGAAGGCGGTACACTTCACCTTCAGTCGGGGCACTTTTGGACGGGCCACGGTCAACTCTTTTTCAACAACACAAAAGGCCTCGGAGCCTGGTTCGAGTGCGAGTTTGAGGTTAAGACGGAAGAACTGCGCCAGTTGACCTTACGTGTCACCGATTCCTACGATTTCGGGATTTATCGGATTCTCCTCGACCACGAGGTGGTGCGAGATTGGGAAGACTTCTATTCCCCGGAGATTCGCGTCCGGGAGATCAACTTGGGACAGCGTACGCTTTCAAAAGGAACCCATGTGCTGCGGTTTGAATGTGTAGGCCAGTCACCGGCATCTCGCGGCACCAAATTGGGTGTGGATTCGGTCCGGCTGCGGCAGCGATGGCAGATCAAGCGACGCACTCCGGCCGATGTCGAAACGCCTGACAACCCGCCCAATGAGGCAGCACACAAAAACGGATGA
- a CDS encoding TadG family pilus assembly protein — MRKPTRFLCRRDPPGSRARTGAVLILTAVMLAVILALMALAVDLGYVVLVRAQLQAAADSAALAGASQIAHGFETVFQTADRYARFHTSGGQPLRLLRQDVELGIWDATSRTFTPTNSAPNAVRVRVRRDALTGNPAPLFFARALGRQAVDLSAEAIAMANPRDIAFVVDLSGSMNDDTEPAWATDVVNSTFGSTGYGSIGTELMQHVFDDFGFGRFPGQLEHIGQPWGVPQTDLAYAELTKDNGPLTRPNVPPRYRINPTDDELTRKFKAYSAIIDYQIARVMPNARPAPDSSRFYSYWEKYLDYIIKPVQVTRGSSPGNDGGDGGGRNGRGRGGDRPPPIDRGDVRDRGQRDGANNRGREGNGGTSRENRNNGSNQGAENSRGRGTDREGSGGSPGRGGGSGNRGGNSGGNNGGGGGGSPGSPGGGPIGNQFPSKFLDQAYAALDITMPTLGPFMPPQSGALFLLAQSGRGNRDFGPNGPEQSSTGATSSGGPGLWRSTPVGSSATTSGGGNTGGNRSNSGSVWLPPNQSADRITGMNNPNRSTFPSASSRLPERYLNKIGYLTYVQFMMDYGRDLKPDGANFVPLSRHSPYCPYHLEDTDGGTFRFPPREQPTHAARRALIAAIQVVKERNQGIPDPSQRDWVSIITYDSLSGGGPVIAQPLTGDYDEAMAVCTRLQACGDKGASTATEAGLLAARNLLKPRTEGGTGRRDTNKVVILLTDGVPNLYVSSPAEIRGFISQNPSPEYYGGSAYPYDAALMQAARMQLDHWSVFPVGVGLGTDYNFMDRLARLGGTANDDGQSPRGSGNPAEYESRLREIFERIIESPKVRLVK; from the coding sequence ATGAGGAAACCCACAAGATTTCTCTGCAGGCGTGACCCTCCCGGTTCAAGAGCGAGAACGGGAGCGGTCCTCATTTTGACGGCCGTGATGCTCGCCGTCATTTTGGCCCTGATGGCGCTGGCCGTGGACCTTGGATACGTCGTTCTGGTTCGCGCGCAGCTTCAAGCCGCCGCCGACTCGGCCGCGCTGGCGGGTGCCTCCCAAATTGCCCACGGATTCGAAACCGTGTTCCAAACCGCAGATCGCTATGCTCGATTCCACACTTCCGGCGGACAGCCGCTGCGACTTCTGCGACAGGATGTCGAATTAGGAATCTGGGATGCGACCAGCAGAACCTTCACCCCGACGAACTCGGCACCCAATGCGGTTCGGGTTCGCGTGCGCCGGGATGCTCTTACCGGCAATCCAGCTCCCCTCTTTTTTGCCCGAGCACTGGGCCGACAGGCCGTGGATCTTTCCGCGGAGGCCATTGCCATGGCCAATCCACGGGATATTGCCTTCGTGGTTGATCTGTCGGGGTCCATGAACGACGATACCGAACCGGCCTGGGCCACCGACGTGGTCAATAGCACTTTCGGCTCGACGGGCTACGGCTCCATCGGCACGGAGCTTATGCAGCATGTGTTCGACGACTTCGGCTTCGGAAGGTTCCCCGGACAACTGGAACATATTGGTCAACCTTGGGGCGTCCCGCAGACCGATCTTGCGTACGCAGAGCTCACCAAAGACAATGGTCCGCTCACCCGGCCCAACGTTCCTCCGCGTTACCGCATCAATCCCACGGACGACGAACTGACGAGAAAATTTAAAGCGTATTCGGCAATCATCGACTACCAGATTGCCCGGGTCATGCCCAATGCCCGACCTGCGCCTGATAGCTCCCGTTTTTACAGCTATTGGGAAAAGTATCTCGATTACATCATCAAACCGGTGCAAGTTACGAGGGGATCGAGTCCCGGAAATGATGGTGGAGACGGCGGCGGTAGAAACGGAAGGGGACGCGGTGGTGATCGCCCACCGCCCATCGATCGGGGCGATGTCCGCGACCGTGGTCAGCGCGACGGAGCAAACAACCGCGGTCGGGAAGGCAATGGGGGAACCTCTCGTGAAAATCGGAACAACGGTTCAAACCAGGGGGCGGAAAACTCGCGCGGTCGAGGGACCGATCGCGAGGGTTCAGGCGGTTCGCCAGGGAGAGGTGGCGGCTCGGGAAATAGGGGTGGCAACTCGGGCGGCAATAACGGCGGTGGGGGCGGTGGCTCACCGGGCTCTCCCGGCGGTGGACCGATCGGGAATCAATTTCCGTCAAAATTTCTCGACCAGGCCTACGCTGCGCTCGACATTACGATGCCCACTCTCGGGCCGTTCATGCCACCCCAGTCCGGGGCGTTGTTCCTTCTGGCCCAAAGTGGTAGAGGAAATCGCGATTTCGGCCCGAATGGGCCGGAGCAGTCCTCGACTGGGGCCACGTCGTCGGGTGGGCCGGGACTGTGGCGGTCCACACCTGTCGGTAGCAGTGCGACAACCAGCGGCGGAGGAAACACGGGCGGTAATCGCTCCAACAGCGGATCCGTGTGGCTTCCACCCAATCAGAGTGCCGACCGGATCACGGGCATGAACAACCCCAATCGAAGCACATTTCCCAGTGCAAGCTCGCGGCTTCCCGAGCGGTACCTCAACAAGATCGGATATCTCACGTATGTCCAATTCATGATGGACTACGGACGCGATCTGAAACCGGATGGCGCCAATTTTGTTCCTCTTTCGCGCCACAGCCCGTACTGTCCGTACCATCTGGAAGATACCGATGGGGGCACCTTTCGGTTTCCTCCCCGCGAACAGCCAACGCATGCCGCGCGCCGGGCCCTGATTGCCGCAATACAGGTCGTCAAAGAGAGAAACCAGGGAATTCCGGATCCGAGCCAGCGGGATTGGGTGTCGATCATCACCTACGATTCGCTGAGCGGTGGCGGGCCTGTCATCGCCCAACCGCTGACCGGAGATTACGATGAGGCCATGGCGGTCTGCACCCGCCTCCAGGCATGCGGCGACAAGGGGGCTTCGACCGCAACGGAAGCAGGGCTCCTGGCCGCGAGGAATCTGCTCAAGCCGCGGACCGAAGGCGGAACGGGCCGCCGCGACACCAACAAGGTCGTGATTCTGCTCACCGACGGAGTCCCCAATCTTTATGTGAGTTCACCGGCCGAAATCAGAGGTTTTATCAGCCAAAACCCCAGTCCCGAGTACTACGGTGGCAGCGCCTATCCCTATGACGCAGCCCTTATGCAGGCTGCACGGATGCAACTGGATCACTGGTCGGTGTTCCCAGTGGGCGTTGGATTAGGGACCGATTACAACTTTATGGACCGCCTGGCGAGACTGGGCGGCACTGCCAACGACGACGGACAAAGTCCCCGTGGAAGCGGCAACCCCGCCGAATACGAGTCACGCTTGAGGGAGATTTTCGAAAGAATCATCGAATCCCCCAAAGTACGCCTGGTTAAGTAG
- a CDS encoding Gfo/Idh/MocA family protein — protein MNDRRIHISRRGFLRTALGASAALAVPTFVSPRALGMEGLAAASERIRLGGIGIGNRGTYDLGCFLQEPDVECVAIADVKLFRREQAKRMVDQRYGNNNCVTYRDFRELLDRPDIDAVLIATGPNWHFLASVLSAKAGKDVYCEKPVTKNITQSLILAETFRRTGRVFQAGTQRRNLPHFAFAVELAQKGRLGKLHTVYAHPAGMSTSMSGWAPAEPEPPKEEIDWDLYLGPAAWRPFNKRWLDGFNFEKGGGLVGGGVLEWGSHCVDLCQWANNADNTVPVEYYPPEGNQVKAKYANGVTLVLREEGWLPLGSCPVRFEGDRGWVETGDSGKLALSSPALLAGRKVAEIGGYPATFHVRDFLDCVKTRGKPKANADVACHSHIACHAVNIAIFLGRKLRFDPVKYEFIDDEQANRLRGEALREPWRV, from the coding sequence ATGAACGATCGTAGAATTCACATTTCACGGCGGGGATTTCTCCGCACAGCACTGGGGGCCAGTGCGGCCCTGGCGGTCCCCACGTTTGTGTCCCCAAGAGCCCTGGGAATGGAAGGGCTCGCTGCGGCCAGCGAGCGGATTCGTTTGGGCGGCATCGGCATTGGAAATCGCGGCACCTACGACCTGGGGTGTTTTCTCCAGGAACCCGACGTCGAATGTGTCGCCATCGCGGATGTGAAGTTGTTCCGTCGGGAACAAGCCAAGCGCATGGTGGACCAGCGCTACGGGAACAATAATTGTGTGACGTATCGGGACTTCCGCGAGCTTCTGGACCGGCCGGATATCGACGCCGTGCTGATTGCCACCGGGCCAAACTGGCACTTTCTTGCGTCGGTTCTGTCAGCCAAGGCGGGCAAGGATGTGTACTGCGAAAAGCCGGTGACCAAGAACATCACACAGAGTCTGATTTTGGCTGAAACGTTTCGGCGAACAGGGCGAGTGTTCCAGGCGGGGACGCAACGGCGGAATCTCCCCCATTTTGCCTTCGCTGTGGAGCTGGCGCAAAAGGGACGTCTCGGGAAGTTGCACACAGTCTATGCACACCCGGCTGGCATGAGCACAAGCATGAGCGGTTGGGCCCCCGCGGAGCCCGAGCCGCCCAAGGAAGAGATCGATTGGGATCTCTACCTCGGCCCTGCCGCGTGGCGACCGTTTAACAAACGCTGGCTGGACGGCTTCAACTTCGAAAAAGGCGGCGGGCTCGTTGGCGGGGGTGTACTCGAGTGGGGTTCTCACTGTGTCGATTTGTGTCAGTGGGCCAACAACGCCGACAACACCGTCCCCGTGGAGTACTATCCCCCGGAGGGAAACCAGGTGAAAGCCAAATATGCGAACGGTGTGACCTTGGTTCTTCGCGAAGAAGGCTGGTTGCCGCTTGGATCGTGCCCGGTGCGATTTGAGGGTGACCGCGGTTGGGTGGAAACAGGGGACAGCGGGAAATTGGCCCTCAGCTCCCCGGCTCTGCTAGCTGGACGAAAAGTGGCGGAAATCGGGGGGTATCCGGCGACTTTCCACGTGCGAGATTTCCTGGACTGTGTGAAGACAAGGGGCAAGCCAAAGGCCAACGCGGACGTGGCTTGCCACTCCCATATTGCGTGCCATGCCGTCAATATCGCGATCTTCCTCGGACGAAAACTGCGCTTCGACCCCGTCAAGTATGAATTCATCGATGACGAACAGGCGAACCGGTTGCGCGGCGAAGCTCTCCGCGAACCGTGGCGTGTGTAA